Sequence from the Egicoccus sp. AB-alg6-2 genome:
GGCATCGAGTCGGTCGAACGTCGCGTCGCCGTCGGCAAGTCCAGGACCGGCCGGCTCGTCCTGCGCGCCTACCACGAGGGCGGCCAGGTCAACATCGAGATCGCCGACGACGGGGCCGGCATCGACGCCACCAAGCTGAAGGCGAAGGCGCTCGAGAAGGGGCTCATCACCGCCCAGCAGGCCGGATCGATGCGCGAGCGTGAGGCCCTGCAGCTGATCTTCGGCGCCGGGTTCTCCACCGCGGCGCAGGTCACCAACGTCTCGGGCCGCGGGGTCGGCATGGACGTCGTGCGTACCAACATCGAGCGCATCGGGGGCACGGTCGACGTGCACACCGAGCTCGGTGGGGGCACCACGTTCAAGGTCAAGATCCCCCTGACGCTGGCGATCATCCCCGCACTGGTCGTCACCTCGCAGGGTGACCGTTTCGCGATCCCGCAGCTGAACCTGCTCGAGCTGCTGCGGCTGGAGGGTGAGCAGGCGCGCAGCGGCATCGAGCTGTTGCACGGTGCACCGGTCTACCGCCTGCGCGGCCGGCTGCTGCCGATCGTGCGGCTCGACGACCAGCTCGGCCAACCCCGTCTCGTGACCGCCGAGCCGGCGGACGGCGACCGGGAGGTCATCAACATCGTCGTCCTGCAGGCCGACGGTCACCAGTTCGGGTTGGTCGTCGACGACATCACCGACACCCAGGAGATCGTGGTCAAGCCACTCGGTGGCCACCTCAAGGACGCCACCCTGTTCGCCGGTGCGACCATCATGGGCGACGGCCGGATCGCGCTGATCCTCGACGTCCTCGGCATCGCCCAGCGGGCCCGGGTGGTCTCCGAGGCACGTGAGCGTTCGGCGGCGATCACCGAACTCGACGACGTGGTCGCCACGGGCACGGCGACCCAGACGCTGCTGCTGGTCGGTGTCGGCGAGCGGCGCGCCGCCGTGGCGCTCTCCGAGGTGTCGCGCCTGGAGACCTTCGACGCCAGCACCCTGGAGTGGGCGGGCGGCCGCGAGGTCGTGCAGTACCGCGACGAGATCCTGCCGCTGGTCCGCCTCGGCGCGGCGATCGGGGTGCATGGGACCAACGCGTCCGAGGGCCCCCTCGAGGTCGTGGTGCACCAGGTCGCCGGACGCGCGGTCGGCATCGTCGTCGACGCGATCCTCGACATCGTCGAACAGCACCTCGACCTCGACGACGGCGACGGACGACCGGGCCTGCTCGGTTCGGCGGTGATCCAGGAACGCGTCACCGACGTGCTCGACGTCGCCGCCATCGTGGCGACGGTCGATCCCGGTCGGTTCGCGCACGACCCCAACCGCTTCGCGTCCGACGCGTACCTCGGAGCCTGACCGCCATGACCGACAACGAGTACTGCACCTTCCGGCTCGACGAGCTGACCTTCGGCATCGAGGTGCACCA
This genomic interval carries:
- a CDS encoding chemotaxis protein CheA, translating into MSEIDEIVGEFLVESYENLDRYDEDLLALERDPTDADVLGSIFRTIHTIKGTCGFFGFSRLESVSHVAENLLGKLRDGELVVTGEIASALLTTGDALRGMLADIEATGEEGASEHADLVAELERLHAGGAATFAAVGDDTAVDAAADGGDTEVAAAGVDEDAAPDAAEEPPTPRLGDLLIEQGLATAEDVALALHAQELGDKRPLGEILMEQAKVPVEEVDQTLATQASARGLAESSIRVDVGLLDELMNLVGELVLARNQIVQLVTEEQDSSFANASQRLNLITTELQEGVMKTRMQPIGNVWNKLPRVVRDLALSCGKQVDLVMEGQDTELDKTIIEAIKDPLTHLVRNAVDHGIESVERRVAVGKSRTGRLVLRAYHEGGQVNIEIADDGAGIDATKLKAKALEKGLITAQQAGSMREREALQLIFGAGFSTAAQVTNVSGRGVGMDVVRTNIERIGGTVDVHTELGGGTTFKVKIPLTLAIIPALVVTSQGDRFAIPQLNLLELLRLEGEQARSGIELLHGAPVYRLRGRLLPIVRLDDQLGQPRLVTAEPADGDREVINIVVLQADGHQFGLVVDDITDTQEIVVKPLGGHLKDATLFAGATIMGDGRIALILDVLGIAQRARVVSEARERSAAITELDDVVATGTATQTLLLVGVGERRAAVALSEVSRLETFDASTLEWAGGREVVQYRDEILPLVRLGAAIGVHGTNASEGPLEVVVHQVAGRAVGIVVDAILDIVEQHLDLDDGDGRPGLLGSAVIQERVTDVLDVAAIVATVDPGRFAHDPNRFASDAYLGA